One window of Sphingomonas sp. KC8 genomic DNA carries:
- a CDS encoding RNA polymerase sigma factor: protein MSSHIGNPDEALDIVQAGFVAAFAALNRYDGRRPFAPWLSRILINKCRDWHRRRTVRSLLTFVLPVDDAAEIADGAPLPDRVVGDRHELARTMRAIAMRWSRFPGQGVKRIPT from the coding sequence GTGAGCAGTCACATCGGAAACCCCGACGAAGCGCTTGATATCGTTCAAGCCGGCTTTGTTGCGGCATTCGCGGCATTGAACCGCTACGACGGACGCCGACCATTCGCCCCCTGGTTGTCGCGCATCCTCATCAACAAATGCCGAGACTGGCACCGACGCCGGACCGTTCGAAGCCTTCTGACTTTCGTTTTGCCGGTCGATGATGCGGCCGAGATCGCCGACGGCGCCCCCCTCCCGGATCGGGTCGTTGGTGACAGACACGAGCTTGCACGCACGATGAGGGCCATCGCTATGAGGTGGTCCCGGTTTCCTGGACAGGGTGTTAAGCGAATCCCGACGTGA